In Morganella morganii, the following are encoded in one genomic region:
- the lptE gene encoding LPS assembly lipoprotein LptE gives MRHRIITLLLGLAVLVTAGCGFHLRGTTQIPPELQKLQISTGDPYGEQTRAIRQQLLLNNVQIIEGGDATIPVLKITSSSEGSEETVSIFQDGKAAEKELVYYLNAQVIMPNGSVYPINVRVDRSFFDNPLEALAKDAEKDMIRQEMREQAAARLVRKLLIIQPSEQQKQAENAEAAEIVAPKA, from the coding sequence GTGCGACATCGCATTATCACGCTGTTGCTCGGGCTTGCGGTGCTGGTCACCGCAGGCTGCGGCTTCCATCTGCGCGGCACCACGCAAATCCCGCCTGAACTGCAGAAACTGCAAATCAGCACCGGTGATCCGTATGGCGAACAAACCCGTGCTATCCGCCAGCAACTGCTGCTGAATAACGTTCAGATTATTGAAGGTGGTGATGCCACCATCCCGGTTCTGAAGATCACCAGTTCTTCCGAAGGTTCGGAAGAGACAGTATCGATTTTCCAGGACGGTAAAGCCGCTGAGAAAGAGCTGGTTTATTACCTGAATGCCCAGGTCATTATGCCGAACGGGTCGGTTTATCCGATCAATGTCCGCGTTGACCGTTCATTCTTCGATAACCCGCTGGAAGCACTCGCAAAAGATGCGGAAAAAGATATGATCCGCCAGGAAATGCGTGAGCAGGCAGCCGCCCGTCTGGTTCGTAAACTGCTGATTATCCAGCCGTCCGAACAACAGAAACAGGCTGAAAATGCTGAAGCGGCTGAGATTGTCGCACCGAAGGCATGA
- the leuS gene encoding leucine--tRNA ligase, with translation MQEQYRPEDIEQQVQSHWQEKQTFKVTEDNSKEKYYCLSMLPYPSGRLHMGHVRNYTLGDVMSRYQRMLGKNVLQPIGWDAFGLPAEGAAVKNNTAPAPWTYANIEYMKQQLKKLGFAYDWDREVTTCTPEYYRWEQWFFTKLYEKGLAYKKTSAVNWCPHDLTVLANEQVIDGCCWRCDTPVERKEIPQWFIKITAYAEELLNDLDTLEDWPEQVKTMQRNWIGRSEGVEITFDVADSTEKLSVYTTRPDTFMGVTYLAVAAGHPLAQQAAQNNPELKTFIDECRNTKVAEAEMATMEKKGMATGMFAIHPLTGEKVAVWVANFVLMEYGTGAVMAVPAHDQRDWEFATKYGLPIKPVILGEDGNAPDISEAAMTGKNTLFNSGEFDGLDYTAGFNAIADKLVALGVGERKVNYRLRDWGVSRQRYWGAPIPMATLEDGTVVPVPEDQLPVILPEDVVMDGITSPIKADPEWAKTTINGQPALRETDTFDTFMESSWYYARYCCPDYDKGMLDPAAANYWLPVDQYIGGIEHAIMHLMYFRFFHKLMRDAGLVNSNEPAKNLLCQGMVLADSFYYTDTDGHRVWVSPEDAILERDDKNRIIKATDKEGRELVHTGMSKMSKSKNNGVDPQIMVEKYGADTVRLFMMFAAPPELTLEWQESGVEGANRFIRRVWRLVYEHVQKGKTAPLDISSLTPEQKDLRRSLHKTIAKVSDDAGRRKQFNTAIAAIMELLNELQRAPQETEQDRALMQEALDAVIRMLSPIIPHAGFTLWKALGHETDVDDAQWPVASEEAMIDDTKLIVIQINGKVRGRITVAADAEQDAVMALASQEANVAKYLEGVSVRKVIYVPGKLLNLVVG, from the coding sequence ATGCAAGAACAATATCGTCCCGAAGACATAGAGCAACAAGTCCAGAGTCACTGGCAGGAAAAACAAACATTTAAAGTGACTGAAGATAACAGTAAAGAAAAATACTACTGCCTGTCTATGCTGCCATACCCTTCAGGACGACTACACATGGGCCACGTGCGTAACTACACCCTGGGTGATGTGATGTCACGTTACCAGCGCATGCTGGGTAAAAACGTCTTACAGCCAATCGGCTGGGATGCGTTCGGTCTGCCTGCGGAAGGTGCTGCGGTAAAAAATAACACTGCACCGGCACCGTGGACCTATGCCAATATCGAATACATGAAACAGCAGCTGAAAAAGCTGGGTTTCGCCTACGACTGGGATCGCGAAGTCACCACCTGTACGCCGGAATATTACCGCTGGGAACAGTGGTTCTTCACCAAGCTGTATGAAAAAGGTCTGGCGTATAAGAAGACTTCCGCCGTGAACTGGTGTCCGCATGACCTGACGGTGCTTGCCAACGAGCAGGTTATCGACGGCTGCTGCTGGCGTTGTGATACCCCGGTTGAGCGCAAAGAGATCCCGCAGTGGTTTATCAAAATCACCGCTTATGCCGAAGAACTCCTCAATGATCTGGATACGCTGGAAGACTGGCCGGAGCAGGTCAAAACCATGCAGCGCAACTGGATCGGCCGTTCCGAAGGTGTGGAAATCACCTTTGATGTCGCGGACAGCACCGAAAAACTGAGTGTCTACACCACCCGTCCGGATACCTTTATGGGTGTCACTTATCTGGCGGTAGCGGCGGGTCATCCGCTGGCACAGCAGGCTGCACAGAACAATCCTGAACTGAAAACCTTTATCGATGAGTGCCGTAATACCAAAGTGGCCGAAGCTGAAATGGCCACGATGGAGAAAAAAGGCATGGCAACCGGTATGTTTGCCATTCACCCGCTGACCGGTGAAAAAGTCGCGGTCTGGGTCGCCAACTTTGTCCTGATGGAATACGGTACCGGCGCCGTTATGGCCGTTCCGGCGCACGATCAGCGCGACTGGGAATTCGCCACCAAATACGGTTTACCAATCAAGCCGGTCATCTTGGGCGAAGACGGTAACGCACCGGATATCAGTGAAGCAGCAATGACCGGCAAAAACACCCTGTTCAATTCAGGTGAGTTCGATGGTCTGGATTACACCGCCGGTTTTAACGCAATTGCGGACAAACTGGTGGCACTCGGCGTCGGCGAGCGCAAAGTCAACTACCGTCTGCGTGACTGGGGGGTTTCCCGTCAGCGTTACTGGGGCGCACCAATCCCGATGGCAACCCTGGAAGATGGCACCGTGGTTCCGGTTCCTGAAGATCAGTTACCGGTTATTCTGCCGGAAGATGTGGTTATGGACGGCATCACCAGCCCGATTAAAGCCGATCCTGAGTGGGCAAAAACCACCATCAACGGTCAGCCTGCGCTGCGTGAAACCGATACCTTCGATACCTTTATGGAATCCTCCTGGTATTACGCCCGTTACTGCTGCCCGGACTATGACAAAGGCATGCTGGATCCGGCTGCGGCCAACTACTGGCTGCCGGTCGATCAGTATATCGGCGGTATCGAACACGCGATTATGCACCTGATGTATTTCCGCTTCTTCCACAAACTGATGCGCGATGCCGGTCTGGTTAACTCAAATGAGCCGGCGAAAAACCTGCTGTGTCAGGGCATGGTACTGGCTGATTCCTTCTATTACACCGACACTGACGGCCACCGCGTATGGGTGTCTCCGGAAGATGCCATTCTTGAGCGTGATGATAAAAACCGTATCATCAAGGCAACAGATAAAGAAGGCCGCGAGCTGGTTCACACCGGCATGAGCAAAATGTCAAAATCGAAGAACAACGGCGTTGATCCGCAGATTATGGTGGAAAAATACGGCGCGGATACCGTTCGTCTGTTTATGATGTTTGCGGCACCACCGGAACTGACCCTGGAGTGGCAGGAATCCGGCGTGGAAGGCGCGAACCGCTTTATCCGCCGTGTATGGCGTCTGGTGTATGAGCATGTTCAGAAAGGCAAAACCGCGCCGCTGGATATCAGCAGCCTGACACCGGAACAGAAAGATCTGCGCCGCTCACTGCACAAAACCATTGCCAAAGTCAGCGATGACGCCGGCCGCCGTAAGCAGTTCAACACCGCCATCGCGGCGATTATGGAACTGCTCAATGAACTGCAGCGCGCACCTCAGGAAACAGAGCAGGATCGCGCACTGATGCAGGAAGCGCTGGATGCGGTTATCCGTATGCTGTCGCCGATTATCCCGCACGCCGGTTTTACCCTGTGGAAAGCACTGGGTCACGAAACGGATGTGGATGATGCACAGTGGCCGGTCGCCAGCGAAGAAGCGATGATTGACGATACCAAACTGATTGTTATCCAGATCAACGGTAAAGTCCGCGGCCGTATCACCGTTGCCGCCGATGCGGAGCAGGATGCGGTCATGGCGCTGGCCTCGCAGGAAGCTAATGTGGCGAAATACCTCGAAGGTGTGAGTGTTCGCAAAGTCATTTATGTGCCGGGTAAATTACTGAACCTGGTCGTGGGTTAA